ATAATCAGCTCACTTCCTAACCACTTATATGTTGTTTTGGTCCAGTCATTGACTTTGACAACACAGACACTGCTTGGAGGAAATATGACGCTAGTAAGGAAGGCTCGTTGTCTATTGTCTTACGTTTTTTAATCTGCTAGATAGTTCAGAGTAGAGCACTTGTAACTGTTCCTCACTAGTTGTCATTCTCAAATTATTGCTGGCATCTTCCTCTGCAGTGACCTCAAGAGAACTTTTCAAGATGTACGGTTGCTCTCAAAGGCTCTACAAGGAAGTAAGGAAGTCTTTGAACCAGCTATTTAGGCTGCTCTGTTTGCTCTGGGTGGGCAATGTAGTGCAGCTGCAACACCGGGGATGCTGTACTATTATATGCTGTCTCATCAggttctatatattttttaatgatcATTTGATCCAAACAATACTATGGTAAATAAGCTTTATCATCTTATTGTGTCTTCATAGGTTTAATTCCTATAAATGAATTCCCTATTTTGCAGGAAAACTCTGATTTTTTGCTGTGCCGCAGTGAACTACAAAAAAAGATTTTCTCTCATTGGCTGAAATCGTTGGAGCTGAAAGGCTTAAAATTTGTTGCAAACAAAATTCCAACAAGTTTGACCATAGATAAGGACAGTGGATGCATCTCTGCAATTGTCTGCAGTGAGGATATATACGAGGCAGATGCATTTGTTTCAGCCATGGGACTCTCTCCTCTACAGTCCATCGTTACGAGCCGGTAATAGTATAATACTGTATCTGGTCACTGCATGAGTCCTGGGTCAGTTTTGCCTTAGCTTACTACATTTTCAGTAACTTTAGAAGCCGAgattgctaaaaaaatatatactagTAGTACTTAAGGGAGCCATAGGTTTCAAAACTTGAAATCTGTAATTAATTGATGTGCTTCTGACAAGTGAATTTCATCTAGTCCATTCCTACGGTCTGATCGAGAATTCACCAATCTTCTTCATCTGTCCACAATCGACGTGATCTCTATAAAATTATGGTTTGATAAAAAGGTAAGCACAATATGTACTTCATCTGCTAAGGCAATAGTTCATTGTGCCCACAatataattttatgaaatttaatTACAGATCACAATACCAAAAGTTGCCAACGTATGCTCTGGCTTTGATGATTCATCTAGCTGGACGTTCTTTGACCTTACCTCAATATATGATGATTATTACGAAGAACCAATACCAGTTGTGGAGGCTGAATTTGTATGTTCAAGACCACTTATATCAATTCGAAAATCTATAGCATTTTCTGCCAGGATGTATCTTACTCCTGCAAATATCTTTTTTTTGGCAGTATAATGCTAGCCATTTGTTACCTCTAAATGATGAATGCATCGCCTCTGAAGCTTCATTGCATCTTATGAAATGCGTACAAGATTTTGAGGGTGCTACTGTGACCAAACAATTGGTCAGAAGATCTCCTAGATCTGTAATCAACTTTCTTCCTGGTGAACATGATGATCTTATCGTTACGTAAATGCTTAAAGGAAAACTATTCTTGAAATAGCTTTCTGTTTGTGGGAATAACCAAGTTATCACTAACCGTCATATATGATTGTGCATAGTGTCCAAGCTTATTGAACATTTGTTGTAAATTCATGCAGTGATAAGGATCTACAATCATGATAATAAAATCCTACATTTGATCCCTTTTGTAGTATATGTGTATCGGAAGTGCTGGTTTAGAAATGTTTTGTTTCAGATTATACCCTGAGGAATCCTACGGGAAATGCATTTCTCGCAGGTTCCTACAAGTACACACTGCGAGGATCAACTTCCTTTCCAAATTTGTTTGCTGCTGGTGATTGGATAGTCAATCGACATGGATCCTTTTCAAAGGTCAGGCGTAATTTTTCACATAATGATTCACTGACAAAAGCACTTGTATTTATGggttgatattatttttgtcatttgctttataatttttttaagagaaagtATTTCTTCTACTGTTGTGTGCATTTTCCTACCTGCCTTTGGTCTGAGATCATGTGTAGTACCGAGAACGgagactagagggggtgaatagatgtcTTACAAATTTTCAAGATaatatgactccacggatgaaatatgaaccatatgctcTATTCAAAACAATTCTATGTGTTTTTGAGTACAAAAATTTGAAActaatagagagagactagagaCAAAAAAATAGTCACCAAAAGAAGCAACTCTTCAAGTTAATGATCTAGAGACAAGGGGATTCAAGACACTTTTAAGTACAtaagtatatgaacgtttatgtctctagcaacaagaaaaataattttctaaggttgaaaaatcacAGTTCAAAGGCAAAAActaaaatcaataagaaaatcacaaccgaaaaaagaaaacttgcaaatttgcaaggaacctaatagagagagactagaaggaggagaattcaagcatatgcaaaaacataaaattcattacccaaagagatcagccctattttaaacagattataagaatttttctctcaaaaactctcacctattacatagtcTAAacactcatcttcttctcctctaaaatcctaatactAGCTcttaaatgggtggcacaaggggctcaagtggctggtttaaAATCTCTTatagccctacctctctatttatatgcctagaaaacttgatctttaagtttcttagcttgttaccaaaatacacctctcttgtaatacacacatacctaccactgagagtattttggtccatttcttaCTCAATCCATCGACAGGCCACGACGCattcacgacttagtttcgcctcgacgtaagcttcgcgatggtaccatatactcctctagtcctcctaCGGTTTTAAGATCCAATCGTGGaaccctctgcacgcttctcaaaacgtgactcgccacttacttacaccttatGCAAGCGTTCTGATGTTGACATGTGTACTCCGTTTTGCGACCTAACcgtcgacaagtctctcccgctcccgatctctcgagccgccttgtcacttgcaccggtatccatttcgtttgactttgtcaacacgcggtcttcatcctccgtttcatactttgcttgacttccatgtgtacagctaggatcacccttgactccacccgactTCCTTAATCGTCCGACATCAAAGACCCGCTTAGCCCCAATCACTCGTTGTCAACTgacaagttgcatccgtcacctgcgcaacatgagacaagcaaacatatttttccaactctaattccaattaatccataatcaaaatactcaaaccaaGTTCAATCAATCCAAAACTTGACAAACCAAAttgacaaccttgtcaatcactcatcacatataaactaagatatatttcaacttgatttctcatcATATgccttcattttatttatttattttgaaaaactgAATACATAGCCTTAAGTCTTAGAAAACTCAATACAAATctgtttaaaaaaagaaaaaattgtggGCTGAGggcaacaatattttttttacatatacaATAGCAATGGTTGCTTTGTAATTTACATGGGAAAAAGGGATCACTATCTGCTCAACAGTGCAACTTATATGGATTCGATGGTATGGATAGGCATATGTGTGTGCTGTCAATAAAGATAGCTACTTGTCCGATGGCTTTCAGCTGCTTCAGGTGAACAAAACCTAACAGCTGCTTCAGGTGAACAACACGTTTAGGTGAATAACAGACTTAACAGTAATTGTTACTCATTTTGCTGGCCATGCAATAGCAATTCCCAGTACATGTGTTCCATGCATATGCATGGTATTATGGTTTACCATGAACTATGTATTTTTGTTTAAgcatatttttccctttttcgtAGCCTCAGTTTTGgaacatactttttttttaagggCTGGAACATACTTATTTAAAAGAAAGCTTCAATAGCTGCACTTTGTTTGTGAAAGTGACTTGGACAGGATTAGCTCCAGTTTATGGTAGGTTATGTCTTTTGCATATGTATTATGCCCCATGTTTAAGTCTGATCATTTTCTCATATGTTGCATATTTGGTTATCAACAAATGTACATACTAGTCTCCAGAACGTGCGAATAGCACAGTGGTAAGACCTCTAGGTGTGAGGCTACCAATCAGGGCTCGAATCTTGGTTCTAGCAAAAAATGCCCCTCGTTGTGTGTTCCCTGTGGTTGCGGCGCGGTCGCTCAGCAATAGCGTGCGGGTTATAGCCAGCTTTCGGGACCTTTTCTTGACCTTAAATGCAATACATTCGAGATGTCTCTCCCCTtgggtcgagttttttttttttacatactAGTCTCGGACCATAATTGCCAAAGTAACTTGTTCCGAGTTAAACTTGCAGTGTTGCTTATACTAGCAGTATTTGCTGAAACATATATACACAACCTCATCCACCAAGAGATCAGAGAGCTGCCTCAGGTATAGCTTCCTTTCCTCATCATTTCCACAAATTCTTCATAGTTGATTCTCCCATCCTGTGAATTCAGTGGGGAATGATTAAACCTATGCAGATGGTACTAGTTAGTGGGAAGAATATGTTTACCTTATCTTTATCAACTTCATCCAGTACTTCTTTAATGCTTGCTTCATCACCCATTCCATACTCTGCCATGGCTTGTTCCAGTTCGTCTCTTGTTATGTACCTACAgttattatttatgttttctctttttcatAAATGAGTTTGTACcaagcaaaataataataatgtagCGATAACATGTATTGAGCATTGTTAATTTTTATActatgaacaacatgattggCATGTAGTTTGATTTTACAAGTTCCAGCATTATTCAATTGTATAGCTCTTCATcaaggtgatgcatggaggataaTTTACTTTCTTAGTTCAACAGAATTGTTTTTACCCGCTATTATCCTTGTCAAAGTGTTGAAATGCACAGAGCAAATCCTCCTCCTTTTCCAGTTTATGTTTATTCATCATGGCAGTAAGGAACTCTGCATAATCAATGCTTCCACTCTTGTCTACATCAACCTGCACCAGAGTACGATTAATGGAGTATTCCGTACACTAAACTTATAGTGAAAGTGAAACGAAACAGGCAATCTTACTGCTTCCATAAGCTTCTGAACCTCTGCTTCACTAATTTTCGCTCCTAGTTTTGTCAATCCTTCCTTCAGTTCCTCAACTGTAATCGTGCCACTCTTGTCGGTATCCATGTTATTGAACATCTGCTTCAATCCCTTGATTTCCTCCGGTGATAGGTTCTCCGCGATTACCTTATGATGAAAGGAAACAATCTGTCAACTTAATTTGACTAAGGCGAAGTTGTAGCTATTCTTGTTAAGGAGGATTCACCTTTAGTGCTAGTTGCTTTAGCTTGTTCATTGCCTTGAATTGCTTCATTCTTGACAGGACTGCACTATCGATAGGTCTGTCAGGTGCACCACCTTCCTTGAGCCATGGATGTTCTACACATGGAGACATTCACTTAATTGAGATGAAATATAGACCATACAAATGCAGATGAAATTTAAATTCACAACTGCGGATATATGAAAAGCCAGTTGAGAGCACTACCTAAAGCCTGTACTGCAGTAATACGATTCCGGGGGTCTCTATTCAACATTTTTCTGATGAGATCCTTTGCACTTTCAGATATGGAGGGCCACGGGGTGCTACTTAAATCAAGTTGACCAACCAGTATAGCATCAAATATGCCTTTCTCTGTTTCTGCTCAGATATGCAAATTCAGACATTTAGTCTATGGATATCATACTGGAGATAATGTGGCATGTTATGATGAAGATGTGAGGATATTTACCTGCCCAGAAAGGCGGTGACCCGCATAGAAGAATATACAAAATCACTCCAGCGCTCCAGACATCAATTTCTTTCCCATAATTCCGATGTAGTACCTCTGGCGCCACATAGTATGGGGTTCCCACAATCTCCTTGTAAACTTTACCTGCATTTGTTGGGGGGTAATAGCCTTGCATTACTTGTACGGAGCAATTGTTTATTATTGTCTATAATGATCAGCAAAGGCGTATGGCGTATGAACAACCATTCCCTGATCTCTTGCAACACACTCTGCCTCGGTTTGTTCTTTGATATTGCACTTTTCTACTACAGCTTTTGAGCCCAGCTTACTGAAACCTTGATCGGTACCATGCGGTGGGTCATGAAGAGAAAATTGTTCATGTGTGTATGCGCGATCAAGCTAACCTTCTTCGATGAAGACGGAGAGGCCGAAGTCGATGGCCTTGAGTGGCGCGTCCTCGGCGGCGCTGGCGAGCAGGAAGTTCTCCGGCTTGAGGTCCCGGTGCATGACCCCCATGAAGTGGCAGACGTGCACGACGGTAAGGATGTCTCGGCACACGGCCGCGGCCTGGCGCTCCGAGTAGCTTCCCTTGGCCGTGATGCGGTCGAAGAGCTCCCCGCCGGAGCAGAACTCCATGACGAGGTGCACGCTCTCGACGTCCTCGAAAGCGCCCTTGAACTCCGCGACGTTGGGCTGCCCGCTGAGGTGCTGAAGGATGGTGATCTCCCGGCGTATATCCTCCACGTCGGCAAGGCGCACCAGCTTGCGCTTGGACACGGACTTGCACGCGTACTTGAGCCCCGTCGCGCGCTCCTTGCACAGGTACGTCGTCCCGAACTGCCCTTTCCCCAGCTCCCGCTCCAGGTCGAACAGCGACAGCACGTCCACCATGGGCCGCTGCAACACCGGGCCCACCTCGCCGGCGGGCGCCCGCCGGGACAGCGACCCCCTCCCACTCCCCGAGGGTAAGGCCTGCGGCTTCGTCCGGAAGGACGGCCTGCGCTCGGGGGGCGGCTGGTAGCCGTACGACGGCGCCGGCCGCTGCCTCGGCTCCGTGGTGATGGGCATCTCGACCTCGTCACTCTTGGTGAAGCAGTTGCCCATTGCTTTCTGTTTTGCCTTGTCTGCTCCTGTATTTCTTTCTGTGTTCGTTTGGACGACGACGTCGAGCCGTCGAGGTGGTGTGGTGGGAGATCGACGAGATGGTTTGAGAGAGCAGACGGGGTTTTCAAGTGCTCCTTTTGGGAGCGAAAGGTCGACGAGGATAGGAAGGCTGCAAAGCGATGCTGAACTGCCGattctcctgcgcctgcctacCTTTCGCTCTTTACTTTTGGTCCGGCGTTTGAGCTTTATGCCCTGTTTGGTCGTCTCAAGATGGAAAGGAAGATTCAGAGAATGCCTTGGAATCACGCTATCTTATTTGCATGCTCAGCGCGGCGGATTTTTATTCGGTGTCGGTGATAAGCAGCGGCGCACGGTCAAATTATTCCGCGCCATTTTCGGCCGTATGCTAGCTCTCAAGTCCAGTGTCGCCTTATGCTTTGTTGTACACTAGGCCCAGGATCAGGCCCGGCTTGGTGATATTTCAGCCTGTTGTCCGGAATCCTCTGGCCTGGCATTTCAGCCTGGCCCGCGAAATGCTTAGCGTGGAGGAGCCTGCACTTCTCCAACGCTGGCTTCAGCAAACGGGCAAACCGCTCCGCGTCCATCTTCTGCTCGCGAAAGGGACCACTTGCACGGTCTGTTAACGGTGAAATCAGCACCCATCAGGTACAACGGGTTTGGATACGTTTCGTAGTTTCTGAACATGTTTATCCATAGGTCTATGATCCCGCACCAATCCACCACGTAGCAGCTCACTGCAGCACCAACCCACCTCATTTTCTCATTCATTCGGTTTaatccaaaaccctaaccccGTCTACACGACTGCACTCTGCAGACTCTCGTGACCTCATGAGGTCGTGACTCGATGACCCGTCGCCTCTCGCGTCGCCCAGCAGCAGTGCCCAGCCACCTACCCATCGCCCACGTCGCTAGCCGCTAGCACCCAGTCGATCACCGCCCACGTTGTCATCCCCCAGTTGGCCAGCCGCCAACCCCCTCGCTCGGCGCCCTGGCCACCGCACGGCTGCACCGCTCCCCTCCCGGCCTCCCAACCTCCGTCGCTCTGAACGACTACTCCATGGCGACACTCTCCGACACCACATACGACAACAACCGGTGATGTTCCTTTGATTCCTTCTTCCTTGTTGCGCCTAGTCCTCTACTGACTCACGTCCGACGGACCCATACCCGAAGGGACGCCACTAGCATTGATCGGGCTTCACTGGATTCGAAGGACAAGGACGTCGGTAAAGAAGACCCGGTGGCTGCTCCTTCATCCCTTCGGTTGGCACCTCCTCCAATTAAAGACACCACTGTCGTAGTCACCCTTGATCCAGAGCCGATTGCTTCTCCGATTCTTTCGCCGCTGTCGCCACCCATCCAAGCTCTGACTGCCGCTGTTCATGAGCCTAAGTGACTCCTCATCAAGTATACCGCAGGCCTCCCAAATCTTCCAATTCGGACGTTTCCGTTGGCCGCAACAACCTGCTTCTGCAGCCTCCGGGGTGATGACATAAACTTTGAACGATATAGTATTGGTAACAGTTGATGGCATAGAAAGTGATGTTTTGGTATATATATGGGTTCCACTTCCATAGTGTTTATGAACCATATGTACTGaagtcaaaaaatatttctAGTTGTTTTTAACACTTCTATATCCTTCATCGATAAAGTAGGTAGCAGGttatatttcttgtgttgtatCATCAAATTTCCCTACTGTGCTAGATGTTTGGCATTCACTGTGTTTATGATTTTATGTTGTATGCTATTATTTTGGTGAAGCTATCTAGATACCTTTGTAGCTTGTATTCACCTATATACCTCCTCTGTTTTTTAGTCTAGGTTTTAAGTCTTTTAGAATTGCATCATTTGCATCCATGGCACCTGTTCTGAACTGAAAATGTCACTTTTCCAAGGCAGCAACCTCATTTACTGTTGCAGTTGGTTCATACCTGGGTGAATAGCAAACAGATAATGGTAAAATGTCATAGCTGGCAAACTAGTGAAGGAAGCAACTTCCTTTGATTCTGACATGGTTCAATAGCTTGCCTATGCCAGGAAGGTTAAGGATAACTGGATAAGAGATCATTTTTTAGATTCTGATTTCATAATTAAGTGtcattattgtttttttttttggtttcactAGGAACCTGTCACCCATCAACCTTTTTTTAGTTTGGATCAGGTCTATCTAAGGTCTATCATGTGCTGTGACATTAGTTTCCTATCTGAATAAAGGCAACAAATATGCGTAATTATTAAACTGTAAAAGATTGCAGCATTTGAGTTGACTTACAATGGAGTGCTATTACCTGGCGTGTCTGGACCGTTTGTCATCCCTACCCGCAGCTCATTCATGTAATTAGATGTATTTGACCATATACTAGGAAAGGGGCAGAATTTTGCTTATGAGCAGATGATGGTTGGATCTCATACACCTAAGATTCATAGCAGATAATTCATCACTCATATCTAAGAATGCATGCAAGTAATTATTTACTATATTGAATGAGTTATTTTGGTGccggatgaaaaaaaaatgtctaCGGCTAGTGGGAGTGGGAGTAGAAGTAGCGTCAATCTCCATTGTCTCAAGCGTCATATCCAGAATCAAACTCATGTCCAGAATCTGTGAATGACTCAGAACCAATTCCcatagatgatgatgatgtagaggagattgaggtagaagaagatgaagaaggtgCTGATCCAGGGCCAAAGGGAAAACTCACTTCAGTTGTTTGGAAAGAGTTTAAGAGAGTGCAATACATGGTCACAATTAAGGCTAAATGCATGTATTGTTTTAAGAAGCTCTCTGCGGAAACAAAGAATATTTAAAGAATTGTTCACTTAAAAAGATCAAGTTGAAGGGAGACAAGACATTGGCTCCATCTTCTTTGAGGTTTGGTTTTGTAGATTTGGGGAAAATGTCGGTGGAGAATTACACGTTTAATCAAGACATAGATAGAAAAGAACTTTGTGCAATGATAATACCCCATGAGTACCCTTTAAGCATGATTGATCATACTGGTTTTAGGAGATTTGTAAATGCACTTCAGCCACTATTCAAGATTGAGACTAGGAACACGATAAGgtatatgagtatatgacttataatattattatattttgtcCAAGTGTTAAATGCATTTCTTaagggttttttttattttgtttcagaAATAAAATTATGGTGCAATATGagttggagaggaagaaagTCATTCGATACATGGCTGGAATTAATTCTAGGATGGCTATCACTATTGATATGTGGACCTCTGACAATCAAAAGAGAGGTTATATGGCCATAACAGCCCACTTGATTGATGAATCTTGAACTCTTAGAAATATCATCATGAGGTAATTATTGTGACTTGTCAATATGATTGTATTTTATTGCAGATTTCTGTTGTTAATCTGATTTCTTATATAagtttatttatgtttctgctaCTCACACCGCTGAAGTCATCAGTGAAGAACTCTATGAATCCTTGGTCCAATAGAATCTTGATGAGAAGATATCCATCATGACACTTGACAACTACACTACAAATGATGCAGTAATTCCTATGCTTGTGAGGAAGATTGGCAAAAGTAAGCTTATGAATGATGGGAAAGTGTTACACATACATTATTGTGCTTGTATCCTTAATTTGATTGTTAAGGATGGTTTAGAAGAGCTAAAAGATGCAATTGAGAATGTTCGTGAAAGTGTAGCTTATTGGACAACCACACCAAAAAGGATAAAGAAGTTTGAGGAGATAGCTAAGTATGTCAAAGTTAGTGTTGACAAAAAGATATGCCTTGGTTGCAAGACTAGATGGAATTCAACTTTCAAAATGCTTAGTATTGCATTGCCCTACAAGGCTGTTTTCAAGAGAGCAAGTCCTGCAGATAGGCAATATACTAATGTGTCAAGTGAGAAAGAATGGCAATTTGCATCGGATGTTGTAGAAAGGCTTAGACTATTTAGTGACATAACTGAATTATTTTCTAGAATTGAATATGTCACTGTCAATATTTACTTCACCAAAATTTGTGAGATTAGAACAAATATTAGGCAATGGTCGACTTGTGGCAATCTATTGGTAGAAGCCATGTTAGCAACTATGATAGAAAATTTTGTTAAGTATTGGTATGACATTCAAGGATTAATGGGAATCACAATTATTCTTGATCCTCGATTCAAAACTTTAATGTTGCTTATGTGTTTTGAGTGGTTACTTGGTACGACTGGTAAAATTTGTGAGGATAAGGTTGTTGAAGTAAAAGACTTGTTAAGTGATTTGATGCTTGAGTACCATATGGAAGAGAATAAAGGTAACACCGAATCACCGGCACCTTCACTTGGCAATATGGATTTTTTATCTTCCTTCAGTGCACGTGTTACAAGTAAAAGGCCAACATATATGAGATTTAAATCTGATCTAGACCGTTACTTGGAGGATGAATTGGTTCTATTAGTAACAAAGAACTTCAAGATTTTAGATTGGTGAAAGATGGCTGGAACACCTAGACCGTTACTTGGAGGATGAATTGGTTCTATTAGTAACACAGAACTTCAAGATTTTAGATTGGTGAAAGATGGCTGGAACACATTATCCCACTTTAAGGAGGATAGCAAGGGATATTTTTGCAATTCCTGTTACCACACTAGCTTCAGAATATACTTTTAGCACTAGTGAGAGAGTTTTTGGTGAGCATCGCAGTAGGCTCACTTCTCAGTTATTGAAGGCTCTAATGTgctcacaaaattggattcaaaaCAAGTCCAAGGGTATATCTTTTGTgcaatttttagtttattatGGCTGCAAACTAATtcttcattttcattttgtagTTGATGAGAAAGAAAAGCAACGGGCCTGAACCCATTGCCATCAGCTGTAAAAGTTatgattagttttttttaacccATCAAGCCTAGGGTACAAGCTGTAATATTTGAACGCAAGTCAAAATACACACCACACCTTTACACACATACCTTAAGACACATGCTAGACCTATAGCCTATACTCACATATGCCTACTGAAAAGATTCACGAAGCCTCAGGTTTCACAAGCGACATGCACGCCGTCCTCCCATTGTGATCCATAGGCGCTCGAGGCTGTCCGAAAGATTATTATTCAATAGGTTTTCAGTAGTTAGGTGGGTGATgcagatttttaaaaaataatattattttattggaaatttgcaaaaatcatGTTCAAAATCTGATATTTGCAGAACTAGTTACCTATCAGCATGCGGAGCCGCGTGCTGACATGCTACATGACAGTGGGCCCTAAGGCCTGTCGGTTGTGTCCCGCAGACGATATTCTAataataacttttttatataatctcggatgaagatatttatatgaaaattgtacctatagatgatatctacaactttgtagttaaacactttttcatttgaatctgTTTATATtccaaaaaagttaaaaaaattaatatctaTAAAACTAGATCTGGAACTTCTAGCTATtttttggatatctaaatagaTTCAAATGGAAAAACGTTcattataaagttgtagatatcatcaatagatacaatttttatataaagattacCTCAATCAaagatcatatgaaaaagttataatttttttttaatatcgtcTGCGTCCGAGACTTGTCGGCACCCTAAGGTCTACTGTCAGGTAGCATGTCGGCACGCGGAGTACCGATAGATCCCTAGTCGGCACTTCACATACCGACATGTACATATTTATACAATTATTAGATTTTGagtattattttataatttttcaataaaataatattattttaaaaaagttcGGCAACGCAAGACCCTGCAATTTTAGGTGTATATATATGAAATGAGGTGACCCTGCCGCCTGCTGCGCCTCAATCTAGTAGAAATAACAACTGCAACGAAGATAGCAGGAGCTGAGTTCTAGACCGTTTCTCTTGCCAGTTGCCACGACCTCTGCAGCCACCAAATCAGCCTCCCAAAGCTGCAAGAAGGATGGCAGTCCCGGTGTACAGCATCACGAGAGCGGATATAGACGAGttctggaggaggaaggaggtggaAGCAGAGGAGCGGCGCCTCGCTGCCGAGAAGGAAGCTGCGAGAATCAAAGCCAAGGAGCTCAAGGTCAGTCCTTGCAGTTAACCAACTGTATTTTTGTTATCTGTCAGTATATCCACTCCCAATCTACTTACCAGCTCGATTTCAGCATGGTATTTACCACAGCAGATAATCATcggagccaaaaaaaaaaaaaaaaaaactgttgttCCATATTATGATCATGTTTTTCAAGTCCTATTACGATCATGTGGCTTGGTGCGACTGAATTATTTGGAGGCAGGTGGAAGATTACGTGCTTTTCGAGCAAATGATACGGGAGATTCTCAAGGACGGAAACGAAGGAGACGGGGCAAAGATGATGGGGAGAGACATCACCAGGAACAGCAGGACGGTGGCTGCTGCCGCCAGTAGCACCGAGGCACGGATTGGCATCAAACACTGGTAAACTCGTCGTAGAATCATGTCATCCATTCGTTCTGCCCTCTTTCTGTA
This genomic window from Phragmites australis chromosome 7, lpPhrAust1.1, whole genome shotgun sequence contains:
- the LOC133924752 gene encoding uncharacterized protein LOC133924752 isoform X1, with amino-acid sequence MLYYYMLSHQENSDFLLCRSELQKKIFSHWLKSLELKGLKFVANKIPTSLTIDKDSGCISAIVCSEDIYEADAFVSAMGLSPLQSIVTSRPFLRSDREFTNLLHLSTIDVISIKLWFDKKITIPKVANVCSGFDDSSSWTFFDLTSIYDDYYEEPIPVVEAEFYNASHLLPLNDECIASEASLHLMKCVQDFEGATVTKQLVRRSPRSVINFLPGSYKYTLRGSTSFPNLFAAGDWIVNRHGSFSKAYVCAVNKDSYLSDGFQLLQVNKT
- the LOC133924754 gene encoding uncharacterized protein LOC133924754 isoform X1; the protein is MAVPVYSITRADIDEFWRRKEVEAEERRLAAEKEAARIKAKELKVEDYVLFEQMIREILKDGNEGDGAKMMGRDITRNSRTVAAAASSTEARIGIKHWWKRSAHAYLNAPALSMDENGRSRHAITYVLQERSTGICSSTPCQPNTTVFVIF
- the LOC133924752 gene encoding uncharacterized protein LOC133924752 isoform X2, with amino-acid sequence MLYYYMLSHQENSDFLLCRSELQKKIFSHWLKSLELKGLKFVANKIPTSLTIDKDSGCISAIVCSEDIYEADAFVSAMGLSPLQSIVTSRPFLRSDREFTNLLHLSTIDVISIKLWFDKKITIPKVANVCSGFDDSSSWTFFDLTSIYDDYYEEPIPVVEAEFYNASHLLPLNDECIASEASLHLMKCVQDFEGATVTKQLVRRSPRSVINFLPGSYKYTLRGSTSFPNLFAAGDWIVNRHGSFSKVNKT
- the LOC133924754 gene encoding uncharacterized protein LOC133924754 isoform X2 — protein: MAVPVYSITRADIDEFWRRKEVEAEERRLAAEKEAARIKAKELKVEDYVLFEQMIREILKDGNEGDGAKMMGRDITRNSRTVAAAASSTEARIGIKHWRRILNIQVHMEHDRQTILSHWVQVEKKCSCLS
- the LOC133924751 gene encoding calcium-dependent protein kinase 12-like isoform X2, whose protein sequence is MGNCFTKSDEVEMPITTEPRQRPAPSYGYQPPPERRPSFRTKPQALPSGSGRGSLSRRAPAGEVGPVLQRPMVDVLSLFDLERELGKGQFGTTYLCKERATGLKYACKSVSKRKLVRLADVEDIRREITILQHLSGQPNVAEFKGAFEDVESVHLVMEFCSGGELFDRITAKGSYSERQAAAVCRDILTVVHVCHFMGVMHRDLKPENFLLASAAEDAPLKAIDFGLSVFIEEGKVYKEIVGTPYYVAPEVLHRNYGKEIDVWSAGVILYILLCGSPPFWAGKYPHIFIITCIFDAILVGQLDLSSTPWPSISESAKDLIRKMLNRDPRNRITAVQALEHPWLKEGGAPDRPIDSAVLSRMKQFKAMNKLKQLALKVIAENLSPEEIKGLKQMFNNMDTDKSGTITVEELKEGLTKLGAKISEAEVQKLMEAVDVDKSGSIDYAEFLTAMMNKHKLEKEEDLLCAFQHFDKDNSGYITRDELEQAMAEYGMGDEASIKEVLDEVDKDKDGRINYEEFVEMMRKGSYT
- the LOC133924751 gene encoding calcium-dependent protein kinase 12-like isoform X1, coding for MGNCFTKSDEVEMPITTEPRQRPAPSYGYQPPPERRPSFRTKPQALPSGSGRGSLSRRAPAGEVGPVLQRPMVDVLSLFDLERELGKGQFGTTYLCKERATGLKYACKSVSKRKLVRLADVEDIRREITILQHLSGQPNVAEFKGAFEDVESVHLVMEFCSGGELFDRITAKGSYSERQAAAVCRDILTVVHVCHFMGVMHRDLKPENFLLASAAEDAPLKAIDFGLSVFIEEGKVYKEIVGTPYYVAPEVLHRNYGKEIDVWSAGVILYILLCGSPPFWAETEKGIFDAILVGQLDLSSTPWPSISESAKDLIRKMLNRDPRNRITAVQALEHPWLKEGGAPDRPIDSAVLSRMKQFKAMNKLKQLALKVIAENLSPEEIKGLKQMFNNMDTDKSGTITVEELKEGLTKLGAKISEAEVQKLMEAVDVDKSGSIDYAEFLTAMMNKHKLEKEEDLLCAFQHFDKDNSGYITRDELEQAMAEYGMGDEASIKEVLDEVDKDKDGRINYEEFVEMMRKGSYT